One region of Gymnogyps californianus isolate 813 chromosome 28, ASM1813914v2, whole genome shotgun sequence genomic DNA includes:
- the LOC127026750 gene encoding LOW QUALITY PROTEIN: somatotropin-like (The sequence of the model RefSeq protein was modified relative to this genomic sequence to represent the inferred CDS: deleted 1 base in 1 codon), translating into MLLVMLREETFTVRQHLSNSPGKNGSRVMVFSSLHCCDHSGTAVATGSCHLPGHAPFQPVCQRCAEGPAPHLLAAETYKEFERTYIPEDQRHANKNSQAAFCYSETIPAPTGKDDAQQKSDMELLRFSLVLIQSWLTPVQYLSKVFTNNLVFGTSDRVYEKLKDLEEGIQALMRELEDRSPRGPQILKPTYDKFDIHLRNEDALLKNYGLLSCFKKDLHKVETYLKVMKCRRYGEGNCTV; encoded by the exons GAGGAAACATTCACTGTCAGGCAACACCTGAGCAACTCACCGGGCAAAAATGGCTCCAg GGTCAtggttttctcctctcttcattGCTGTGATCACTCTGGGACTGCAGTGGCCACAGGAAGCTGCCACCTTCCCGGCCATGCCCCTTTCCAACCTGTTTGCCAACGCTGTGCTGAGGGCCCAGCACCT CACCTCCTGGCTGCCGAGACATACAAAGAGTTC GAACGCACCTATATTCCAGAGGACCAAAGACACGCCAATAAAAATTCCCAGGCAGCATTTTGTTACTCGGAAAccatccctgctcccacagggaaggATGACGCCCAGCAGAAATCG gACATGGAGCTTCTTCGGTTTTCACTGGTTCTCATCCAGTCCTGGTTGACCCCGGTGCAATACCTAAGCAAGGTGTTCACAAACAATCTGGTTTTCGGCACCTCAGACAGAGTGTATGAAAAACTAAAGGACCTGGAAGAAGGGATCCAAGCTCTGATGAGG GAGCTGGAGGACCGGAGCCCACGGGGTCCCCAGATCCTCAAACCCACCTACGACAAATTCGACATCCACCTGCGCAACGAGGACGCCCTGCTGAAGAACTACGGCTTGCTCTCCTGCTTCAAGAAGGACCTGCACAAGGTGGAGACCTACCTGAAGGTGATGAAGTGCCGGCGCTACGGAGAGGGAAACTGCACCGTTTGA